In Lolium perenne isolate Kyuss_39 chromosome 5, Kyuss_2.0, whole genome shotgun sequence, the sequence TTTATTTTATAAAAAGATAATAACATTAAATGTGAATTTGGACAGAGAATATCTGTCATGGTGGTCGAGACGCATAGAGACGGAGGTGTTTCGTGGAAATAAAGATAGATGCACACTTACTTAATATGTCTTCACTGTCAGTTGATTGCAGTTCTTTTATAGATTCAAACCCTATACACCTGcagataaaaaaaataaaaataaagctaaGCTAGAAGAAATAATCTGTTATGAACTTCGTAGAAATGTTTGCTtaccaaataactccaagaagaCCAAATATGTAGAAGACGGACTCCCAGCCAAGGTTCTGAATAATGGGAGGGGCGAACAGATAACTGTAATATTATCAGTAGACAAGTAATTAAGTTGTGTAGTGATAATGTCATACAGAAAGAATGTGACTCAATGTTGTTTGAGAAACAAGCAAAATATCAATCAGGATATTATGGTCCGATAGCTATCAGGGTTTCCAAAAAGATGCAAGTTTCTATATATGGGGATCCAGTTTCTTGCGTTCAACATTTAAATGCAGCAGCATAGTCATCACACCCTCAGCAGAAACCATGTGAAAGTTGCACAGTTATATACGTATTACCAACAAAAATATCTGAAAACACATACCCTAAGACACTTCCAAAGCTTAAGCCACCAAAAACAACAGCAACCGCTCTTGATCTTTCTTGAATTGGGATGGTCCTGCATGTGCAGCCATAGCAGTTAAACACAGAATAATAGTGTATGAGAATCATGATACTCTAATTTCTTTGATCTATATTCTACTAGGGATCAGTGTCAGTTCTACTCGCTATAACCACAGCAGGGAGATAAGGTAGTTTTCCATTGGGTTTCCTTTCATGCATATTAAGTAATAGACAGTTCTGTTTATTTAATAATCATTTCAACATAGAAGTTACATATTATCCCTGACAATGTCAATGGAACCATTGAAAAAGTTATGAATAATGGCACGTCATAGTCCATAATCAATGGAAGTAACCTCCGTTCCGAAATATAAGCCTTGTTGGAAAGCTTCAGAACGGAGATAATATTTGATAAAATAATGTGGAGAATACAGCCACAAACCCTGATTCTGCACATGTAGATACAAGAGAATCCATCTAAACACTAAAATAGTCATTGCAAAAACAATCCCAATAAACATTTTGGTAGAGTGCATAAccacaatattcatcatcattTAGAAAAAGAGAAAATGATACAGAGTATTATAAAATTCTAATGGATATCCACATGAGAACCAAATTAGCATTAAGTAACTGAAAACAGTAGGACTGCTTCTAAAGAAAATATATATTTGTTCTTACCTTGCAATTAAATCTGTAGCGGCTGATGGTGAGACACCTTCTCCAATACCTACCTACCATAGCAACACAGTTAAAAAGAAATAAATACAAAGTCAATAAATAAATTAAAGTATCACAAGGAACACTCTCATTGTACTGACATGAATATgtgataataaacaagatatttCCATCACACATGAATGCTCCAAAACCTAAGCTAATATATAGGTATTGCAATAATTATGGGGTGGTCTATTTGCTGAGGTAAAGGGGCAGATATTTACACAAAAGCATGTTTTCCTATGTAAATATGGTACATCTGCCACCTGAAAATGTGCATACTTAAAGAATAGAGCAATCCTAACGTTAACATAAATGTTGTTAACAAATCATTCTCAAAAAGTACTGTTGACAAAATGTTTTTCCATAAAAAGCACAATTTATGCTAATTGTCGTGCTGCCCAAAATACATAGAATGCTTAAGCCAAATGACAACCACCACTCTTGGATCAAAGCCTGCTTTTATAAGGATTTGTGTTCTTAAGACAAACATGAAATCAGAATAATGTACCACACCATCTCTGAACAAGTATCAGGACTAGTTAGTGAGTAGACGCATACCAGAATCCTTGACAGCACAAGTCCTGGCATAAATCCTGCTACAGCAGGAATAACAGCAGTGGACAAAGACCACGCGAGAACACCAACCTTAAGCACCGTCCTACAAGTAGAAATGAGATAACAACATTTAGCAATGCAATATAACAATTGTTAAATGAAGAATACGCATGGCACTAGTAAAATAAGATACTCCTGTCAATTATGGAAGAGATGCCGAAGGCCGGAGAGTTTGGAATTATCTTTGAATCAATCTACGATTGGGTGTTGCTTTTGAATTTTTGTGGCTAATAAGTTGACTGAAAATTTTGATTTCAGTGGTAAAATAAGCAAAATGCGTACAGCTCAGAAATCACATTCTAGCATTTAGCACAAATAGTTCATAGTGCTCTTTTGCTTTTCTTTTCCTACCTACTATACTCGCTGGATAAGTCCAATTTTCCATGATACAAACGAATATTTAAAGTTAGATATCCCAACAGTATGCACAGGCGAGGAAGAAATAACTATCATTTCAGCATGGCCAGCAGCCACCGATAATAACCATATCTATAAGTTGGAAAATGCATTTGTGGGCGTGAAATCAAACGCAACTGTGTAACTGTATCAAAATAAGTAAAGGAGTTTTGGTTACCCCAAACAAACCTTCCACCAATCAGTTTCGCCAGCCAGCCCCCCGGTAGTTGACTCAAAGCATAACCCCAAAAGAAGGACGACTGAACTAAGCCAGCGGTCGACGAGTTCCAGCCATACTGATGCGACATTGGGATAATCGCAACGCTCAAGTTAACCTGGAAAACCAGAGCAGCAGAAATTCTTGATGAGATAGAATCGAATTGTCCACATAAGCGGCTGTCTATGTAGAAGCAAATAGCTGCAGCATGTCAACACTACATTAACGACTACAAGCTATCTACCCGGTCCCGGTGTGCCTTTCGacatcatttttttttttttttgaaaaggaaaaggacatcatgtttgatatggcATTACCATTAAGCAAAGTCATGAGAGGACTATTCCAACGAGTAGCCGTAAGCCGAACTAGAGAAGCACCGATGAAGGCGCGTGCCGTAGCAGCAGACAGCGGCGGCCGGATTTTAATGGGGAGCGGGTGCAGCAGAAGGATAGAGGCGAGGCGCACCTTGTCCATGTTGCAGATGACGAATGCGAGGGAGGTGGCGCCCATGAGCCTGTACCGCTCCGGCAGCCCCTCCCACGGCGGCCACCTCAGCTCCAGCTTCCCCCCGTCCCCGTCCAcggccacctccacctccacctcctccgccCCTTCACCCCCATCCCCTCTCCCGTTCTCCTCCGCCACCGGAACTGGAACCGGAACCGGAACTGGAACCGGAACCGAGCGCCTCTCGACGGCGCCCGCGGACCCTCCCTTGCCCCCGCCGTCCCCGGAGGAGAACCTCACGGCCCCGCGGCGGCAGCGCGGGGGGGCGAGCAGAGGCGGCGGGAGCATGCGGAggaggtggcggcgccgccggaGCGGCGCGAGGAGGCGGCAGCGGTCCGGCTGCTGGAGCGCGGAGGATGCCGCCATCGCCATGCCTGCTCTGCTCTGCTCGGGCTCGGCTTGGGACgacggaggcggagagcgagacgTGCTGCTGCACCGTGGGGTTCGAAGATTCCCGGTGGGGTCTTggagaggcagaggaggaggacagGAGGAGGACACG encodes:
- the LOC127302912 gene encoding probable anion transporter 5, chloroplastic encodes the protein MAMAASSALQQPDRCRLLAPLRRRRHLLRMLPPPLLAPPRCRRGAVRFSSGDGGGKGGSAGAVERRSVPVPVPVPVPVPVAEENGRGDGGEGAEEVEVEVAVDGDGGKLELRWPPWEGLPERYRLMGATSLAFVICNMDKVNLSVAIIPMSHQYGWNSSTAGLVQSSFFWGYALSQLPGGWLAKLIGGRTVLKVGVLAWSLSTAVIPAVAGFMPGLVLSRILVGIGEGVSPSAATDLIARTIPIQERSRAVAVVFGGLSFGSVLGYLFAPPIIQNLGWESVFYIFGLLGVIWCIGFESIKELQSTDSEDILNIEQTSTGSNGLISSPVSFKSSDSSLEEMKDSIKDVPWREFFKSKAVWAMIYVHFCGSWGHYTCLSWLPTYFSEELDLNLTEAAWVSILPPLGSMIITAIAAPFADNLISSGVDTTKVRKICQTIAFLSPAAFMMLSSVDLGLPPWVIVAFLTSGLALSSFALAGLYCTHQDISREYASILLGITNTVGAVPGIVGVALTGYLVDTTHSWSMSLFAPSIFFYLTGTVVWLAFFSSEPQDFNKSALDSLTESNE